CACAACAAGTAATCTTTAATAATGAATGTCTGACGTCACAGAGGAAGCTGGAATCAGACTGTCGGATGGTGTGGGGTACCTTTCAGTTTGGTTTTCCAGCCACAGATGAGGCAGACGAAGCGGTTGGACATGAAGCCCACCACCTTGGCCGTGGCCGCCACCTCCTCCTTCACCATTTCCTCGCTCATCCCGCCCCCTTCCTCGTCCTCTGCCCCGCCGCCCTGCGTCTGGCCGGCCATGATGGCCTCGCGTTTGATGGCCTGGGTGGCGTAGGCCTTGGGGAGGTCGTGCTTGCGCACCACGTGGCTGACGATGACGGATTTCTGCTTGTgtttccagctgcagatgaGGCAGCGGTAGCCTCCGTCGGCCAACATCAACAAGCTTCTCTGCTCCGCCTCaccctgctcctcctcttcagtCTTAATGCTCTCCTTGCTTTTCAGAGCAaccttctctttctcctcttcttcctcccccTTGTCACTCCCATCATCCCCACCTTCACCTCCTCTTTCACCGCTGCCTCCTCCTCCCGCCTCCCTCTCGTTCATGCAGTGCTTGGTGATGATGTGCTTGTAGAGTTTGGTGAAGTCTCGGCTGGTGAAGAAGCATTCGGAGCAGTGGAACAGCCGCCCGCTGCTCTGGTACATCAGGATGTTGCCAAGGCGACCCATGGCAATCCCGTCCAAGGAGGTGGGGTGAGACGCTGCGATGTGGGACAGCTGGTGGGCGTGGCTCTTGGATAAATGGCTGCAGCGGGGGCACCGGAGGTGAGCTGCGACGCCGCCGCCCACTTCGCCCCGACTCTGAATGATGGTGGACATCACTGCAAAGAGGATTCAACAACAACTTTATTAACCCAGTCTGACTCAAACGATTTGATCATCAAATTTTAGAAATTAGAAAATGgaattcattcttttattcatcatgTCTTtcagtagtcttcaggaatagttctccaggatcctggaaggactttccaaagctctttttATTCcgttctgtccagatgatcccacactgctccAATACTgctgaggtccaggttctggggaggatcaaCCAGACGCGTTTCCACTGaacttcagtccagttcttgtgtcatgtgacctacctcccttccttaagaacggcttcttgacagctgaaggtccagatgcatctctcaggtcctggttcaggtctttgctggattcaGATCCTGTTGATTTGCTGTAGATgttttttagtcctgactctttttcttttgtcctcctcgtgtccagtttctgcctccaggCTGAGATAAGCCAGGTTTCCAGCTcccagctgtttgggaatcaccttgttgctgctgaaatcctgttttctgtcagactgtctgatctttgctggttttcacaCATAAAACTAAAGAACTGGAACAAATGATGAACAAATGGTTCTTTACTAAGTTGGCTGTTATTTGTTGACAACACTCTGGTTCATCCTGCGGGTTAGGAGCCTTTTTTCCGCCTGAAGGATTCAGAGGTCAGGTTCAGGGTTATGTTCCTCTAAAAATGGTTGGGTACAAGGACCAAAGGTTTGAAAGACCTCCAGAAAACTGGAGAACTGTTGATGAAGACCACTTTCAAAGAATACAACAAAATGATATATGAAGAAATTAATCTGATCAGGACCGCTGCAAACAATTCCAGGTAACATATATAGACATTtcatatgtttttataaaatcatttacatgtaaagctgaaaagaaaataactggTCTCAAGATATtcttaatgtttattttctggccaaaaaataaaatgaaatttctGCAATAACTGGTAACTGACCCATATTTGCTGcgattttacattaaatgaaaaatacaaatgGCCTTTTCCTCTATAATTTTTGTTATAACTAACGGAACcttatatttagttttcactAGTCGGATGGTTTAAACCAGAGacgtccagctccggtcctcggtccgcaatcctgcaggttttagatgtctccctgatcAAACATGACTCAAATTCAAaggctctcctcaacagctgCTTATCAAGTTCTCCCAAACATGCTGACACagtaatctgattcaggtgagCTGTAGTAGGAAACCCcccaaacctgcaggacggtggTCTCAGAGGACCGACTCAGAACACTCCAGGTTTAAATGAGCTAAGTGTAACTTGCTAATAATGATTAATTCTAGtcttagaaaacaaataaataaaacattatattaaaAGTTGACACACAAAAGCTCATTGAGTACATCACCTCGATACAGAGACTCCTTCGCGTGTTATGTGACGGATGCTGCGGCTGCACGTTCTGGATCACAGGGCTAACAGACCGCAGCTAACAGGCTAACGAGCTTTACCAGACACCATTATAACCATCTTTCCACCCACCTGCCAGCTCCGCTGCCTCCGTTTGTCTCAATTAAAGCTTCTCGGACTGAACTGACTCTAAAACCAGCAGCACTTTAACCTGAACCGTTCTAAACCATCCTGTTGGGAACAAACCCGCCCCGTAGCTTCAACCCGCGGGGAAGCTTCCGTTCGTTTCCGTGTTTACCTCCAGCCCAGCCAATGAAATCGTTTCAGTTATCTACGATAAGCCAATCACAATACTCCGTCTTACTGAGCTCTCGCCTGTTGTTTAATAATCGCGAGATCTCTTCCACAATTTTAGGATTTCAATGAAAAAGAggtttaaaagagaaataaaactgcattatttatttaatacaagCCAGACAAAGGCTGTAGTTGtagcatttttaataaattgatATATTAGTTATTAACAGTATATTCAGCTATTAAACTATCTTCATTCATTCAGCAGGTAAATTCCAATACAACAAGCAAGATAGAGGATCAGCAGTATAAccacaaaaatctaaaataaataaatgaaataaatacagattaGAGATAAACAccttaaattaataataaataaaataataattaataaataatggcTCAGATACTTTGAGGTAGCTGATTGGTTCCATTGTCCACTGCCACAGAGTTGTGggaaacagatttttacaggcaaacttaaagatttttaaacatgctttaCTCACCTCTCCATGGTGTATAAAAATATCTTGGATGCACTGGGACATATCATCAGTGATGTTTCCTGACGTCATTGGATGTTTTGGATCTTACATCATCAGACACCCTAACTACGATCAAGTCGTTtcccacagtggagcatcttctgatgctacttccagcaggataatgcaccatgtcacaaa
This DNA window, taken from Melanotaenia boesemani isolate fMelBoe1 chromosome 24, fMelBoe1.pri, whole genome shotgun sequence, encodes the following:
- the LOC121635581 gene encoding chromosome alignment-maintaining phosphoprotein 1-like — translated: MSTIIQSRGEVGGGVAAHLRCPRCSHLSKSHAHQLSHIAASHPTSLDGIAMGRLGNILMYQSSGRLFHCSECFFTSRDFTKLYKHIITKHCMNEREAGGGGSGERGGEGGDDGSDKGEEEEEKEKVALKSKESIKTEEEEQGEAEQRSLLMLADGGYRCLICSWKHKQKSVIVSHVVRKHDLPKAYATQAIKREAIMAGQTQGGGAEDEEGGGMSEEMVKEEVAATAKVVGFMSNRFVCLICGWKTKLKGFVISHVVRCHDVERPYSCKECGRSFFLPSRLQQHVRVAHRPGRYACPFCYFRSEYLGGFRRHCSRCNAREEDGAEGGGVGAGGEEEDDGDEEEPEERKETRGTRKRRSSGRVIEEEDLEDEDDDD